The following coding sequences lie in one Gemmatimonadota bacterium genomic window:
- a CDS encoding transcriptional regulator: protein MAGGGGESTAVELDRLIHERVRLGIVSALAVTESLSFNELKAFLRTTDGNLSVHARKLEEAGYIRCSKSFEGRIPRTEYRLTAAGRRALERYLDHMESLIQAVRE, encoded by the coding sequence ATGGCGGGCGGCGGGGGCGAAAGCACGGCCGTGGAGCTGGACCGCTTGATCCACGAGCGGGTACGGCTGGGCATTGTGAGCGCGCTGGCCGTGACCGAGTCCTTGAGCTTCAACGAGCTCAAGGCCTTCCTGCGCACCACGGACGGCAACCTGAGCGTGCATGCGCGGAAGCTGGAGGAAGCGGGCTACATCCGCTGCAGCAAGTCGTTCGAGGGGCGCATCCCGAGGACCGAATACCGGCTGACGGCGGCCGGACGCCGCGCGCTGGAGCGGTATCTGGACCACATGGAATCGCTGATCCAGGCGGTGCGCGAGTAG